One window of Arthrobacter oryzae genomic DNA carries:
- a CDS encoding CHAT domain-containing protein → MDGDIELELASGSERGEYTVRVVQAPAGGNTSGVFRLDVDRILARRAELESTVLASAVAARRTTPVAELPVRGVGQELFQALFTREVYGTYRASLGAAQHSGQQLRVVLRLAAPELAAMPWEMLFDPETESYLCQTEPLLRHIPAPDYHLNPLEIVPPLRILGLIASPRDLPQLDVEAERGHLAAALAGPVSEGRIELVWAPGGAWDEIQSMLLDGPWHAVHFIGHGDYDAKNDEGRIALVGADGRASMVRAIRLMALLSVAVPRPRLVVLNSCSSGETGREDLFSGTASTLVRSGISAVAAMQFAISDGAAIAFAQGFYAAIANGRGVDEAARVGRISVMGSPDGTLEWVTPALYVRGGDTQLFNLKAPARPALKDRPATVGPARDTSGDNTVGSAARSSARIRQAELRALYVQACAELRTKHYPVAIELFDDLLTLDGGYRDAALLRASAAQHLKRSEAYRHAREAEDAGDWSAAADGFTAVQDDPDFPDAAARARDCAKRQRTADLQGELEYHAGSGNWQAAVDVAAELYALDPAASDPDGLATKARNELRRENDALRAAQKTAQRTARQAAAAPAGAERPPSELQPKQATAGLDPRFLAAGGIVLAVAGALLAVFFAYLNWVDRDWWYSGGEASVRFVYALLAPAGYLLLLLAGLPDRTERGRVTLAMAAGAGALLGVVGLETDFLWAATAATIFQALFGAWAGVLAIRAPNTPALAGWLLLVCLATLPLMWLPGEDLSARAVVLTVQNATVAASGLIFLGLALKQNWKDAK, encoded by the coding sequence ATGGACGGTGACATAGAACTCGAACTCGCATCAGGTTCCGAGCGGGGCGAGTACACGGTGCGCGTGGTTCAGGCGCCGGCCGGAGGAAACACCTCGGGGGTGTTCAGGCTGGACGTAGACCGGATCCTGGCACGCCGCGCCGAATTGGAGTCCACCGTCCTGGCCTCTGCCGTGGCCGCCCGACGCACCACACCGGTCGCCGAGCTCCCAGTGCGGGGCGTGGGCCAGGAACTTTTCCAGGCCCTGTTTACCAGAGAGGTCTACGGAACATACCGGGCCAGCCTGGGCGCTGCCCAGCACAGCGGCCAGCAACTCAGGGTGGTGTTGCGCCTCGCCGCTCCTGAACTGGCTGCGATGCCGTGGGAAATGTTGTTTGATCCGGAAACCGAAAGCTACCTGTGCCAGACGGAGCCGCTGCTTCGTCATATTCCGGCGCCGGACTATCATCTGAACCCGCTGGAAATCGTCCCTCCGCTGAGGATCCTTGGCCTGATTGCCTCCCCGCGCGACCTTCCGCAACTGGACGTCGAAGCGGAACGCGGCCACCTCGCCGCAGCCCTGGCGGGCCCGGTTTCCGAAGGCAGGATTGAACTCGTGTGGGCGCCGGGCGGCGCGTGGGACGAGATCCAGTCGATGCTGCTCGACGGACCCTGGCACGCCGTCCATTTCATCGGCCACGGTGACTATGACGCCAAGAACGATGAGGGCCGGATCGCCCTGGTGGGGGCCGACGGCCGGGCCTCCATGGTGCGGGCCATCCGCCTGATGGCCCTCTTGAGCGTTGCCGTGCCGCGCCCCCGCCTGGTGGTCCTCAATTCCTGCTCCTCCGGAGAAACCGGCCGTGAGGATCTGTTCTCCGGCACAGCATCAACGCTGGTCCGCAGCGGCATCAGTGCAGTCGCAGCCATGCAGTTTGCGATCAGCGACGGCGCCGCTATCGCCTTCGCACAGGGTTTCTATGCCGCGATCGCAAACGGCCGCGGCGTGGACGAGGCCGCCCGGGTGGGGCGGATCTCCGTCATGGGAAGCCCTGACGGAACTCTGGAATGGGTGACGCCGGCGCTGTACGTCAGGGGTGGCGACACGCAGCTGTTCAATTTGAAGGCACCGGCCCGACCCGCGCTGAAGGACAGGCCGGCAACGGTGGGGCCCGCCAGGGACACATCCGGTGACAATACGGTCGGATCAGCGGCGCGGTCCAGTGCCCGGATCCGGCAGGCCGAGCTCCGCGCGCTGTACGTGCAGGCCTGCGCTGAGCTCCGAACCAAGCATTATCCGGTGGCCATCGAGCTGTTCGATGACCTGCTGACCCTTGACGGCGGTTACCGCGATGCGGCGTTGCTTCGTGCTTCCGCTGCGCAGCACCTGAAACGTTCCGAGGCCTACCGACATGCCAGGGAAGCCGAAGACGCCGGAGATTGGTCGGCGGCCGCCGACGGCTTCACCGCTGTGCAGGACGATCCCGACTTCCCCGACGCCGCCGCCCGGGCCCGGGATTGCGCCAAACGGCAGCGGACCGCCGACCTGCAGGGTGAGCTGGAGTATCACGCAGGCAGCGGAAACTGGCAGGCCGCGGTGGACGTGGCGGCGGAACTGTATGCCCTGGATCCCGCCGCTTCTGATCCGGACGGGCTGGCGACGAAGGCGCGGAACGAACTGCGCCGCGAAAACGACGCCTTGCGGGCGGCGCAGAAGACAGCACAGCGGACTGCTCGACAGGCCGCAGCGGCCCCGGCCGGCGCAGAAAGGCCTCCATCAGAACTGCAGCCGAAGCAAGCGACAGCAGGTCTGGATCCCCGTTTCCTTGCCGCGGGCGGGATTGTCCTGGCCGTTGCCGGCGCACTCCTGGCGGTCTTCTTCGCCTACCTCAACTGGGTGGACCGGGACTGGTGGTATTCCGGAGGGGAAGCCAGCGTGCGCTTTGTCTACGCACTCCTGGCGCCAGCGGGTTACCTCCTGCTCCTGCTCGCCGGGCTGCCTGATCGGACCGAAAGGGGGCGCGTGACGCTGGCCATGGCGGCCGGTGCCGGTGCGCTCCTCGGGGTGGTCGGCCTGGAAACGGACTTTCTTTGGGCGGCCACGGCCGCCACCATCTTTCAAGCACTTTTTGGCGCATGGGCAGGCGTTCTGGCCATCCGCGCCCCCAACACACCGGCGTTGGCCGGCTGGCTTCTCCTGGTTTGCCTGGCCACGCTCCCGCTGATGTGGCTCCCGGGCGAGGACCTGTCAGCCCGGGCGGTGGTGCTCACGGTGCAGAACGCAACCGTAGCCGCCAGCGGTTTGATCTTCCTTGGGCTGGCCCTCAAACAGAATTGGAAGGACGCGAAATGA
- a CDS encoding DinB family protein, which translates to MSAAPGTIQHGYERNCRELERWLAAASDADLRRRSDGTRWTNEELLFHMVFGYMVVQALLPLVRFFGVLPAPFSRAFAWILNAGTAPFDVVNYLGSKAAARFFNRRRMAAKLRRVTRSLERRMGRERAQAMARGMSFPDRWDPFFTPWMSLADVYAYPVQHFDFHATQLSLGQGTGT; encoded by the coding sequence GTGAGCGCGGCTCCGGGAACCATACAGCACGGCTACGAGCGCAACTGCAGGGAACTCGAGCGATGGCTGGCCGCGGCGTCCGACGCGGACCTCCGCCGCCGGAGCGACGGCACCCGCTGGACCAACGAGGAACTGCTGTTCCACATGGTTTTCGGCTACATGGTGGTGCAGGCCCTGCTGCCTCTGGTCCGCTTTTTCGGAGTGCTGCCGGCGCCTTTCAGCCGGGCGTTTGCCTGGATCCTCAACGCAGGAACAGCACCGTTCGACGTCGTCAATTACCTGGGTTCCAAGGCTGCGGCCCGGTTTTTCAACCGCAGGAGGATGGCGGCGAAGCTCCGGCGGGTCACGCGCTCCCTTGAGCGGCGGATGGGACGCGAGAGGGCCCAAGCGATGGCCCGGGGAATGTCCTTTCCCGACCGCTGGGACCCGTTCTTCACCCCGTGGATGTCCTTGGCGGATGTCTATGCCTACCCCGTTCAGCACTTCGACTTCCACGCCACCCAGCTCAGCCTCGGCCAAGGCACGGGGACGTGA
- a CDS encoding DUF2277 domain-containing protein — protein sequence MCRNIRTLHNFEPHATSAEVEAAALQYVRKISGSTKPSKANEEAFNRAVHEIAHATQHLLDALVTHAPAKDRDEEAAKARARSAVRFGAA from the coding sequence ATGTGCCGCAACATCCGGACCCTGCATAATTTCGAGCCCCACGCCACGTCGGCCGAGGTGGAAGCCGCTGCGCTGCAGTACGTGCGCAAAATCAGCGGCAGCACCAAGCCATCCAAGGCGAACGAGGAAGCGTTCAACCGCGCTGTGCACGAGATCGCCCATGCCACCCAGCACCTGCTCGATGCGCTGGTGACGCACGCCCCGGCCAAGGACCGGGACGAGGAAGCCGCCAAGGCGCGCGCCAGGTCTGCCGTCCGCTTCGGCGCCGCCTAG
- a CDS encoding MFS transporter yields the protein MTTAPSQTPTATPAITAPLYAAGFVTAFGAHSIAAGMGAHSGDIGLSLLNLGIILAVYDLAEVVLKPVFGALSDRIGTKPVVVAGLFAFALMSLIGLWGANPLMLGLARIGQGAAASAFSPASSAMVARLAGRSAGTYFGRYGSWKSLGYVAGPLIGAALIFLGGFTFLFAALGILAAATAVWAMVALPQLDPLPRPRYTLLDLARQATHRSFLVPTLVLAAATGALGTAIGFLPALATRHGLDPVAAVAAVSLLALASAATQPWIGRLRDQGRLHDGPGMTAGLLLTAAGIAGVALFPGPATIFAAAAAIGVGIGTATPLGFAHLAATTPAERLGRTMGSAELGRELGDAGGPLLVGAIATATALPLGLGVLAAAVAATSLLGIGSSLGSNQKDTP from the coding sequence ATGACCACAGCGCCAAGCCAAACGCCGACAGCGACACCAGCCATCACGGCGCCGCTCTATGCTGCCGGCTTTGTCACAGCTTTCGGCGCGCACAGCATCGCCGCCGGAATGGGCGCCCACAGCGGAGATATCGGGCTGAGCCTGCTCAACCTGGGCATTATCCTGGCCGTTTATGACCTGGCGGAGGTGGTGCTGAAACCTGTATTCGGAGCACTGAGTGACCGCATCGGCACCAAGCCCGTGGTGGTTGCGGGGCTCTTCGCTTTTGCCCTGATGTCGCTGATCGGGCTGTGGGGCGCAAACCCCCTGATGCTTGGCCTCGCACGGATCGGCCAGGGCGCGGCCGCCTCGGCATTTTCGCCGGCCTCCTCGGCGATGGTGGCGCGGCTCGCCGGACGCAGCGCAGGAACGTATTTCGGCCGCTATGGTTCGTGGAAGAGCCTGGGCTACGTTGCGGGGCCGCTGATCGGGGCCGCGCTGATCTTCCTGGGCGGCTTCACCTTCCTCTTTGCCGCCCTGGGCATCCTTGCAGCGGCCACCGCAGTGTGGGCGATGGTGGCGCTGCCGCAGCTGGACCCATTGCCCAGGCCCCGCTACACACTCTTGGACCTTGCCCGCCAAGCCACTCACCGCAGCTTCCTCGTCCCGACCCTCGTCCTGGCAGCCGCCACCGGAGCCCTGGGCACGGCCATCGGCTTCCTCCCCGCGCTGGCCACCCGGCACGGCCTGGATCCGGTGGCGGCCGTGGCCGCCGTCAGCCTGCTGGCACTGGCTTCTGCTGCTACACAGCCCTGGATCGGCCGGCTTCGCGATCAGGGCCGGCTGCACGACGGTCCCGGCATGACCGCCGGGCTGCTGCTGACGGCGGCAGGGATCGCCGGCGTGGCCCTGTTTCCCGGGCCAGCCACCATCTTCGCTGCCGCGGCAGCAATCGGCGTAGGGATCGGCACCGCCACACCGCTGGGCTTTGCGCATCTCGCGGCAACCACACCGGCCGAGCGGCTGGGCCGGACCATGGGATCAGCCGAGCTGGGAAGGGAGCTTGGGGATGCCGGCGGCCCGCTTCTGGTGGGTGCCATAGCCACAGCTACCGCCCTGCCCCTGGGACTGGGAGTTCTGGCCGCCGCCGTCGCCGCCACCTCGTTGCTCGGCATCGGCAGCAGCCTGGGAAGCAACCAAAAAGATACCCCCTAG
- a CDS encoding heavy metal translocating P-type ATPase: MSNEQLLHQPGTRVIELDIEGMTCASCVGRVERKLGKLEGVEASVNLPLESAQVTVPAGITDEQITATVEAAGYKARVRPHASKRGTSEHAEHVSGGAAAGDHMAQDGAAAGDHMAQDGAAAQLKPRLILAAILTVPVFAISMLPAFQFANWGWVAGILALPVVTWAAWPFHRAAGINARHFASTMDTLVSIGVIAAFLFSAWQLLADPRMTEHPGMEMGTGGLYFEVAAVVTTFLLLGRYLEANAKQKAGDALKALLNLGAKDATVLADGAELRIPAEQLAVGDVIVVRPGEKIATDGVVIEGTSAVDTSLVTGESVPVEVGPDSPVTGATINTSGRLLVRATRVGSETTLAQMARLVSQAQTGKAPIARLADRISAVFVPIVLVIAVLTFAAWLLLAGPVVSDAELRAAFTAAVAVLVIACPCALGLATPVGLLTGTGRGAQLGILIKGPQVLEDTRTVDTILLDKTGTVTTGHLAVDGTLAFGTRGAADVLRLAGAVEAASEHPIAHAIAAAALSAERRNDDGGRLPAVEQFRSAPGGGVSGRVGGRMVIAGRTGWLQENGIPVTPEQQEALQDAEKSGATAIWVAVDGEPAGIVSLRDTIKPGSAEAISQLRHLGLRPILLTGDNAAVAAQVAAAVGIAPEDVFAGVLPEGKVEAVRKLQAAGATVAMAGDGVNDAAALAQADLGIAMGSGTDVAIEAADLTVMGNDLAQVAQAIELSRRTLATIKTNLFWAFFYNAVGIPVAALGLLNPMIAGAAMAASSVLVVANSLRLRNFGRPSAAR, encoded by the coding sequence GTGAGTAACGAGCAACTGCTGCACCAGCCGGGAACCCGGGTGATTGAACTCGACATCGAAGGCATGACCTGCGCTTCCTGCGTGGGCCGGGTGGAACGCAAACTCGGCAAGCTCGAGGGCGTGGAGGCTTCGGTGAACCTCCCGCTTGAGTCAGCCCAGGTCACAGTCCCGGCGGGAATCACCGACGAACAAATCACGGCCACCGTCGAAGCCGCCGGCTACAAAGCGAGGGTGCGTCCGCATGCGTCTAAGCGAGGCACGAGCGAGCATGCAGAGCATGTCTCCGGTGGTGCCGCGGCTGGTGACCACATGGCCCAAGATGGTGCCGCGGCTGGTGACCACATGGCCCAAGATGGTGCCGCGGCACAGCTCAAGCCGCGACTCATCCTCGCAGCCATCCTGACCGTCCCCGTGTTCGCAATTTCGATGCTGCCGGCGTTCCAGTTCGCCAACTGGGGCTGGGTGGCGGGGATTCTGGCTTTGCCGGTGGTCACCTGGGCGGCCTGGCCGTTCCACCGTGCCGCCGGCATCAACGCCCGGCACTTCGCCTCCACCATGGACACCCTTGTTTCCATCGGCGTCATTGCCGCCTTCTTGTTCTCGGCCTGGCAGTTGCTGGCCGATCCCCGCATGACCGAACATCCCGGCATGGAGATGGGCACGGGGGGCCTCTACTTCGAGGTGGCCGCCGTGGTCACCACCTTCCTGCTCTTGGGGCGTTACCTGGAAGCCAACGCGAAGCAAAAAGCCGGCGACGCGCTGAAGGCGCTGCTGAACCTGGGGGCGAAGGACGCCACGGTACTGGCCGACGGCGCCGAGCTCAGGATTCCGGCTGAGCAGCTGGCCGTGGGCGACGTCATCGTGGTCCGCCCCGGCGAGAAGATCGCCACGGACGGCGTGGTGATCGAGGGCACCTCTGCGGTGGACACCTCCCTGGTCACGGGTGAGTCGGTGCCCGTCGAGGTGGGTCCGGACAGCCCGGTCACGGGCGCCACCATCAACACCTCCGGCCGCCTGCTGGTCCGCGCCACCCGGGTGGGCTCCGAAACCACGCTGGCCCAGATGGCCCGCCTTGTATCGCAGGCGCAGACCGGGAAGGCTCCCATCGCCCGCCTCGCTGACCGCATCAGCGCGGTGTTCGTTCCGATTGTGCTCGTGATTGCCGTCCTCACCTTTGCGGCATGGCTGCTGCTTGCGGGCCCCGTCGTCAGCGACGCTGAACTGCGCGCCGCCTTCACCGCCGCCGTGGCGGTCCTTGTCATTGCCTGCCCGTGCGCCCTGGGCCTGGCCACTCCGGTTGGCCTCCTCACCGGCACGGGCCGCGGCGCCCAGCTGGGGATTCTCATCAAGGGTCCGCAGGTGCTTGAGGACACCCGCACCGTGGACACCATCCTGCTGGACAAGACCGGGACGGTGACCACCGGCCACCTTGCCGTGGACGGCACGTTGGCCTTCGGCACACGCGGCGCCGCGGACGTGCTGCGCCTTGCCGGGGCGGTTGAGGCCGCTTCCGAGCACCCCATCGCCCATGCCATTGCGGCTGCTGCGCTGTCCGCAGAGCGCCGGAACGACGACGGCGGCCGGCTGCCCGCCGTCGAGCAGTTCCGGTCCGCGCCGGGCGGCGGCGTTTCCGGCCGCGTGGGCGGCCGGATGGTCATCGCCGGCCGGACGGGCTGGCTGCAGGAAAACGGCATACCGGTCACACCGGAACAGCAGGAGGCATTGCAGGACGCCGAGAAATCCGGCGCCACCGCGATCTGGGTTGCCGTGGACGGCGAACCGGCGGGCATTGTCTCTCTGCGCGACACCATCAAACCGGGCTCCGCTGAGGCGATTTCGCAGCTCAGGCACCTGGGCCTCCGGCCGATCCTGCTGACCGGAGACAATGCCGCGGTAGCCGCGCAGGTGGCCGCCGCCGTCGGAATCGCTCCGGAGGACGTGTTCGCGGGGGTGCTGCCGGAAGGCAAGGTCGAGGCCGTGCGGAAGCTCCAGGCCGCCGGCGCCACGGTGGCCATGGCCGGCGACGGCGTTAATGACGCGGCGGCCCTTGCGCAGGCCGATCTTGGCATCGCCATGGGGTCCGGCACGGACGTGGCCATCGAAGCCGCCGACCTGACCGTGATGGGCAACGACCTGGCGCAGGTGGCTCAAGCCATCGAGTTGTCCCGGCGCACGCTGGCCACCATCAAGACCAACCTGTTCTGGGCCTTCTTCTACAACGCCGTGGGCATCCCCGTGGCGGCGCTGGGCTTGCTGAACCCCATGATCGCCGGAGCTGCAATGGCCGCGAGTTCAGTGCTCGTGGTGGCAAACTCGCTTCGGCTCCGCAACTTCGGCAGGCCCTCTGCCGCCAGGTAG
- a CDS encoding universal stress protein, translating into MSPERFSGPPPLVVGVLPGQHPEVLQSATGLAEKMGAPLLCAYVDEASYLVEWDPARSAHRMSLHPGKDDADVRAVSEELRGTVGAACAGKPVEWTLRILSGDPARALGRVAAEANAALIIVGTPERGLGHRISAALNGSVAAWLTHHQDRPVLVVPARMGAHRDTPE; encoded by the coding sequence ATGTCTCCTGAACGCTTCAGCGGCCCCCCTCCCCTGGTGGTCGGCGTGCTGCCGGGCCAGCACCCCGAGGTGCTGCAGTCTGCCACCGGCCTTGCAGAGAAGATGGGCGCTCCCCTGCTGTGCGCCTATGTGGACGAGGCAAGCTACCTGGTCGAGTGGGACCCTGCGCGGTCAGCGCACCGGATGTCCCTCCATCCGGGCAAGGACGACGCCGACGTCCGCGCCGTCAGCGAAGAACTCCGCGGCACGGTGGGGGCCGCCTGCGCCGGAAAACCGGTGGAGTGGACGCTGCGGATCCTCTCCGGAGACCCGGCACGCGCCCTGGGACGGGTGGCGGCCGAGGCCAACGCCGCCCTGATCATCGTGGGAACACCGGAACGCGGACTGGGGCACCGCATTTCGGCGGCCCTCAACGGCTCCGTGGCCGCATGGCTGACCCACCACCAGGACCGCCCGGTCCTGGTGGTCCCGGCCCGCATGGGCGCCCACCGGGACACACCGGAGTGA
- a CDS encoding CGNR zinc finger domain-containing protein, whose product MVFAPDTEVALRTVVALINSAANSEEHLATIEDLDRFLQAEGFSGARTRDAAELASVHKLRSQLTGLWTMDEDAAVETVNRLLREANALPQLIKHDEWDWHLHATTREAPLADRMGTEAAMALVDVIRSKEMDRMLVCAAEDCDAVVLDLSRNRSKRYCDTGNCANRAHVAAYRARKAAS is encoded by the coding sequence ATGGTTTTTGCCCCTGACACTGAAGTGGCGCTGCGCACCGTGGTGGCGCTGATCAACAGCGCGGCGAACAGTGAGGAGCATCTTGCCACAATCGAGGACCTGGACCGCTTCCTCCAGGCGGAAGGTTTCTCCGGCGCGAGGACCCGGGATGCGGCAGAGCTGGCCAGCGTCCACAAGCTGCGGAGCCAGCTCACCGGGCTTTGGACCATGGATGAGGACGCGGCCGTGGAAACGGTAAACCGCCTGCTCCGGGAAGCAAACGCGCTTCCGCAGCTGATCAAGCACGATGAATGGGACTGGCACCTGCACGCCACCACGCGGGAGGCGCCGCTTGCGGACAGGATGGGCACCGAGGCCGCGATGGCACTGGTGGATGTTATCCGCAGCAAGGAGATGGACCGGATGCTGGTGTGCGCCGCGGAGGATTGCGATGCCGTGGTGCTGGACCTCAGCCGGAACCGGTCCAAGCGGTATTGCGATACCGGGAACTGCGCCAACAGGGCGCATGTGGCGGCCTACCGCGCCCGGAAGGCCGCTTCATAG
- a CDS encoding EamA family transporter, translating into MALFSSAVFGLSGSFAKSLLETGWTPGAAVTARLTGAAIILAIPAVPALRGRWHQLKDNWLTILLFGLIGVAACQLFYFNAVERLSVGVALLLEYLAPVIIVLWLWAASRRRPKALTIAGTLLSLGGLVLVLDLTGAVKIDFVSVLWGIAAAVCLAIYFFITAKENDTLPPIVLASGGLLVGAAVMWLAAATGLLPMAFSTADTKLGPWVTPWWISLGGLIVLATVLAYVSGIVAARALGSKVASFVSLTEVLFAVIWAWLLLGELPGAIQLLGGVLIVGGVVLVRVDELRGTGDAAAPVPAPLDHANDVEPVP; encoded by the coding sequence GTGGCACTGTTTTCCTCGGCCGTCTTCGGCCTCTCCGGATCGTTTGCCAAGTCACTGCTCGAAACCGGCTGGACCCCGGGTGCGGCAGTGACAGCCCGCCTGACCGGTGCTGCCATCATCCTCGCCATCCCCGCTGTCCCGGCCTTGCGCGGCCGCTGGCACCAGCTGAAGGACAACTGGCTGACCATCCTGCTGTTCGGACTGATCGGTGTGGCGGCCTGCCAGCTCTTCTACTTCAACGCCGTCGAACGACTTTCCGTGGGCGTTGCCCTGCTCCTCGAGTACCTGGCACCGGTGATCATCGTCCTCTGGCTGTGGGCAGCAAGCCGCCGGCGTCCCAAGGCGCTCACCATTGCCGGAACGCTGCTTTCACTGGGCGGGCTCGTTCTGGTTCTGGACCTGACGGGTGCGGTCAAGATTGATTTTGTGAGTGTCCTGTGGGGCATCGCCGCAGCGGTCTGCCTGGCGATCTACTTCTTCATCACGGCCAAGGAAAATGACACCCTTCCGCCGATCGTCCTGGCATCCGGCGGACTGCTGGTCGGCGCGGCGGTGATGTGGCTGGCCGCAGCCACCGGCCTGCTGCCCATGGCGTTCAGCACGGCGGACACCAAGCTCGGACCGTGGGTCACGCCGTGGTGGATTTCGCTGGGCGGACTGATTGTCCTGGCCACCGTCCTCGCCTACGTTTCGGGCATTGTGGCTGCCCGGGCTTTGGGTTCGAAGGTGGCGTCGTTTGTGTCGCTTACCGAGGTGCTCTTTGCCGTTATCTGGGCATGGCTCCTGCTCGGTGAATTGCCCGGTGCCATCCAGCTGCTCGGCGGGGTGCTGATTGTGGGCGGGGTGGTTCTGGTCCGCGTCGATGAGCTTCGCGGCACGGGCGACGCCGCAGCGCCGGTGCCGGCGCCGCTGGACCACGCGAACGACGTCGAGCCCGTCCCTTAA
- a CDS encoding metal-sensitive transcriptional regulator, translated as MESPENAAPRTADAETAPQHGYTSNKEAYLLRLKRIEGQVRGIARMVDEDKYCIDILTQVAAVNKALHAVSLGLVEEHIGHCVVGAASEPDPALRAEAIDFKVKEATDAIGRLLR; from the coding sequence ATGGAATCGCCAGAAAACGCCGCCCCCCGGACCGCGGATGCCGAAACCGCCCCCCAGCATGGTTACACCTCCAACAAGGAGGCATACCTGCTGCGGCTCAAGCGCATTGAAGGCCAGGTGCGGGGCATCGCCCGGATGGTGGATGAGGACAAGTACTGCATCGACATCCTCACCCAGGTTGCCGCCGTGAACAAAGCCCTTCACGCCGTGAGTCTGGGACTCGTCGAGGAGCACATCGGCCATTGCGTCGTCGGTGCCGCCTCGGAACCCGACCCCGCACTCCGCGCGGAAGCCATCGATTTCAAGGTCAAGGAGGCCACCGATGCCATCGGACGCCTGCTGCGGTAA
- a CDS encoding heavy-metal-associated domain-containing protein, with protein sequence MSPVSTTVNVSGMTCGHCVSSVSEELEALEGVEAVDVDLNAGGISTVTITSDKALSRSEIGEAVAEAGYLVVANEA encoded by the coding sequence ATGAGCCCCGTATCCACCACCGTGAACGTGTCGGGCATGACCTGTGGACACTGCGTGTCCTCCGTCAGCGAAGAACTCGAGGCCCTGGAAGGCGTGGAAGCGGTCGACGTCGACTTGAACGCAGGCGGGATTTCCACCGTGACCATCACGTCCGACAAGGCGCTCTCCCGCTCCGAAATCGGTGAAGCCGTGGCGGAAGCGGGCTACCTGGTGGTGGCCAACGAAGCCTGA
- a CDS encoding CU044_2847 family protein: MTRLVEFPTNDGGTVLLEISDNSGGLVTRGGGQSSVFARAQQTFERALSNIRPAVQGVIDELTGLPDKPDEVSVRFGLDLHAEAGAFIAAASTSSNFTVTLTWRRPKPAREAPDDDEPD; this comes from the coding sequence ATGACACGGCTGGTGGAATTTCCGACGAACGACGGCGGAACCGTGCTGCTGGAAATATCAGACAACAGCGGCGGGCTGGTGACCCGCGGAGGCGGACAGAGCAGCGTTTTCGCCCGGGCGCAGCAAACCTTTGAACGCGCCCTCAGCAACATCCGGCCCGCGGTCCAAGGCGTCATCGATGAGCTGACGGGCCTTCCCGACAAGCCGGACGAAGTGTCGGTCAGGTTCGGCCTGGACCTGCACGCCGAAGCCGGGGCTTTCATTGCCGCCGCCAGCACCAGCTCAAACTTCACCGTAACGCTGACGTGGCGCCGCCCCAAGCCAGCGAGGGAGGCTCCGGACGACGACGAACCGGACTGA